GCCTAATATACTATTTACCGTCCAGCGGTGCGTCATGGGCTATCCTGCATCATTATTTTTGAAAGATATCCGGATATTTTCTTATAAAATATACCGGTGTGCAGCTCCAGGCATGGCAATAGCTATTCATGGGGTAGAAATTATAGGGCGATTTATATTCATCCTTAGGGTCATAAACCTCCCAGAAGGTATCCGCTCCTTTTTCGACCATCTTTCCCCAATAATTTAACATAATTTCCTTCGCTTCAAGTCCCATTCCACAATTAATCATTGCTTGTAAAAAGTAATGGTATAAATAGGGTCCACCAGGTGTTAATGCATTTTCATGCTGCATAAGCTGCTTAACGATGTTGGCTCCTTCTTTTTTGGTGGTTACCCCACCTAAGACCATCCAGATCTGAGAGGCATAAGAAACTTGTTGATCTTCACCACTCACAAATAAATTGCTTTCTTTATCAAAAAATTGCTTTCTCGCGCCATCTGTCATTTGCCTGATCAGAGCAGGAAGCTCCGCCACTTCATTTTCTTTATTTAAACGTTTAGCCAGCGCATAGGTTTCTTTCAACGAATATATGGCCAAGCCTTGAATGGCGCCCGCCTTATGCAGTCCATCCTTCCAATCAATAAAAATCCAGATGTCTTTAGCTGCCCTATCGTAATCAATCATTCCGGTTTCATCTAAAAACAATTTCAGTAATTCCAGTTGCTTTTTAGCAACCGGCCATAGGTCTACTGCGGTTTCTTTATCTTCCGTAATCTCATAATAGTCCTTTAAAGCTACATTATAAAGTAACGCGTAATCCAGCAACTTCTGTCCTTCCTGCGGATGTGGTTTTGGTTTTTCGAAAACAGTCCCGTGCAAATAGCCCTCTAGATCACTTAATGCCGCCAACAGATAAAGACAACGTTTGGTTAACCCATGATTTTTAAAGGAAAAATTATTGGCCAAAGCCTCCAGATACAGATCACCAATCCACAAACGTTGATCTCGTTTCGGGCCATCTTCGTAAACCGTTTGCATACACTCTTGTAAAGTAATTAACCCAATTCGGTCAATATCCCGAATAACCGAAGAAGTAGCGGCTGATAGCGGTTCAATTTCACTATTGGCAGACGTGGTAGCCTTTATCTGCATGTTAGCAATTTTAAAATCATAAGCAATCGAAGGGCTGATGAGTTCCACTTTAACATACCGAAAGGCCAAACGACGGGGAATGGTAATGGTTGTTGGTATCTCGGTTACCGTTACGATTTCATCCTGCAACCAAGCTCTACTCAGTCCTCCCGGATAAGGATCAAACGGGACTGCCAGTTCTGCCGGCACTTCTCCGAAGGTAAATTTCAGCCGTAAGGGGGCATCCGGTGTGCTGTTAAAGTTTTCCAACGAAAAAGAGAAGTGACCGGTATAATGCGCACCAAAATCCACAATAACACCAGACTGGCTTGTAAATCCGCTATGATATAAACTATCTATGCTCATAGATGCGTTAATTTTCCAACCTTGGAAAGCTTGCTTATCTTCCTCTAACCTTCCTAAGTTAACCGGATTTATTAATCGCTCATGAAGCACTGGTTTATTTTCTTCAGCTTTTCTGAGCCATTCATTTCTTCGCTCGCCATAGAAGTCCTGCGCATAGACCAAGTGAAGAAAACAGGGACACATCAAGATAAATAATATAATAAAACGGATAAGTGAGCAGCGAATGGTCATCACTAACTTTTTATGTTAAAAATGAACTGGTATTTTCCAGACCCAACTTCATGTTCAGTTCCTTCAATATTCTGACCACTTTTTTCCTTTACGGTTCCAGGCAAAGCATCCGGAAAAACCAGGTGTGCCCTGGTATTGGGCGGTACCGTTACTTCCATCAAAAACTGATCTCCTTCAATTTTCCAAGCCGACGTGATCGTTCCGTATACCGTTTCTAATGATGCATTAGCGTGTTTTATGCCACCTCCAGGTCGCGGCGCAATGGTGAAGATTTTATACGCCGGCATTTCCTTCATCCCACGAATGCCCGTAATATTTTTATACATCCAATCGCCTATGGCTCCATATGCATAATGATTAAAAGAGTTCATATCCTTATTCTGAAAAGAGCCATCCGGTTTAATGCCGTCCCAGCGTTCCCAAATAGTAGTTGCTCCCTGCTTTACAGGATAGAGCCACGAGGGATAGGTCTCTTGCTTCAACAAGGTATAAGCAACATCCTCATAACCGAATCTGCTGAGCACATGACAGAGATAGGGCGTTCCCAGAAAACCTGTAGTGAGGTGATTATCGTAATTTTCGATGTTCTCCACCAGTCTTTCTGCCGCCTGAGCACGTACATCTTCCGGTAACATGTCAAAATGCAAAGCTAGGACATAGGCCGTTTGAGAACTGGAAACCAGACGACCTGATGGGGTTACAAATTCATGCACAAAGGCGTCTTTTATTTTCGCCAGCAGCCCTTCATATTTTAACACATCTTCTTGCTTATCAAGTACTTTGGCCGCATTAATCATCAATTGCACAGAATTGGCGTAAAATGCTTGTGCGATCAAGTATTTATCGGTAATGGCTGCTTTACCATCCCGATCATCATTTGGTATGTAAAATAGCCAATCACCAAAATGCCAGCCCTTATTCCAGAGATTATCCGTGCTATTGGCTGTCATGAACTGCACCCACTTGGTCATTGATTCATATTGATCTTCCAGTATGCCGGGATCTCCGTAAGCTTGATAAAAATCCCAGGGTATAATGGTTGCCGCATCTGCCCAACCAGCGGAGCCACCCTGTTCACCGTCCCAATAATAAGGTATTACATGTGGTACGGAACCATCGGCAAATTGATCCGCTTTTAAATCTTTTAGCCATTTCACAAAAAAGCCTGCCACATCCATATTGTAAGCTGCCGTGTTAAAAAAAGCCTGTGCGTCGCCTGTCCAACCCAATCGCTCATCACGTTGAGGGCAATCTGTTGGCACATCGAGGAAATTGCCTTTCTGCCCCCACTGTATATTGTGTTGCAATTGATTGAGCAGGGAATCTGATGTCTCGAAAGTACCCGTGTTAGCCATTGCCGAATGCAATACCATTGCTTCAATATTCTCCAGATCGACCCCTTCTTCTGCACCTTCAATTTTCACATAACGAAAACCCTGAAAAGAAAAGTGGGGATGGTAAGTTGCTTCCCCGTTCCCCCCGGTGATATAGGTAATTTTCTGCTGTGCCGCACGCAGATTTTCTGTATAAAAATTCCCCTCCTTATCCAAGACTTCAGCATGGGTAATGACTACGGAGTCTCCTGCATTTCCCTGTACTTTAAAATTTACCCATCCAACCAGGTTCTGACCAAAATCTATTACTTTTTCTCCCTTAGGTGTGGTAATGATCTCTACAGGTTTCAGCCTTTCATGTATTCGAACGGGCGGTGCAGGCGAAATAACCAGGTGATCGTAAGAAAGACTATCGATGACCACGGTATTCTCCCATTGCGTATCGTCAAAAGTCCCGTTAGTCCAATCGTCGAGTTCCAAACGGGCATCGTAAATTTCACCATTATAAATATCAGCCATTCGGATCGGACCTTCCGAGGTGCTTTTCCAACTATCATCGCTGATGATAACCTCCTTGTGACCATTTGCGTACTCTACTTCTAGCTGGGCAAGCAACGTGGGATCTTGACCATAATAGTTTCGCCCCCCCATTAAATTACCACGATACCAACCATCGCCCAACATTACGCCCAAAGCGTTATCGCCCTGATGGAGCTGATCAGAAAGATCGTACACTTGGTATTGCAATTGTTTATGAAAGCTGGTCCACCCCGGCGTAAAATACGCATCTCCAACACGCTGTCCATTGATATATGCTTCGTAAAGTCCATAAGAAGTAATATATAACCGAGCTTTGATTACCTTATCATCTACACGGAATGTTTTCCTAAATAGGGGCACCGGCCCAGACTCAACCGGCATATGCTGACTACTGCGAATCCATTTAGCCTGCCAATCATCCGGTTTTAGCAGTCCCATTTCCCAAAAGTTAATTTCGCTCCAAGGCGATACATTTCCTTTATTATCCCAAACTCTTACCTGCCAATAATAACGCTTAGCCGATTCCAACGCATTTCCGGCATAGGGAATATGGATCGACTGATCGCTTTCTATTTTTCCTGAGTGCCAGGAAAGCGCCTTGTCACTCATTTTTTTGGAGTCGGTTCCCACCCTGATTTCATAGCCCGTTTGCATAACCTCTTTTAAAGAAGATTGCAATTTCCAAGCAAAGCGTGGATTGGTATCATCAAGACCAATCGGATTTACCTTATAATTGATTTTTAAATCAGTCACTGACAATTTCTGCGCAGCAAGAGCTAAGGGCTGTATGGATAACATGACGATAAAACAACCTATTTTGGACAATAGTTTAAGATGCAGATCATTCATAATGCTAGTTAATTGGTTATGTTATTTGGTAATCGTGTTACAAGTTACAAGAATACCGTCTCGTTAGCAACCTGTACTTTCCTGTTCATCCTGTTATTTCAAAATACCAGCAAGCTTAATCCCTCCGCAGTTGAAGAATTCGCACAGGACCTAACAGCCCAGAGCTCCTCAACGTGTCATCCGTTTTATATGGATTAAAGGTGGTAAATGTGGTTCGTTGACTTCCTCGAGGCTTGTTCGTTTTAAGCCAGCTAGGCCACTCTCCATCTTTTACCCCATCGTCCGTATATTGCTGATCACCTATTAATCGATTTATCCAAAGATTCGCTACTTCAATAATTAATTGGTTATCCTCTTCTTTGAGAGCTTCCGTAATATCCACTCGCCAAGGAGCCGTCCAAACGGTCGACAATTCCTTACCATTCAAGTGGATACGTGCCATATTTTTTACATCCCCTAAATCTATTAAAATACGGCTACCTTTAGGTACCTCTGGAAAGTCAAAAATCTTTTCATAACGAGCAATACCTGAATAATATTTGACGCTATCATTTGGATGATTCGTCCAATCCTGCAGTTCGTTCAATAGAACAGTTTCCTGCGGTCCCGTTCCTTTTGCATCAAACGCAACTTTCCATGCGCCATTCAATTGCATACGTTCACGTAACTGATTAAAATTTCTGGAGGATTTTATTACCTGATCTGCTTTGGTATTTGCTTTAGGAAAAACAACAAAAAAACTTTGATAGGGCTCAAAAGCAAGCGGAAGAACAATTTTACCGTCATGTATATCAAACTCCGGCAACTGACGCATCTCTCCACTTACGGGGTCCCATAACTCCGGGTTTTCACCAGTCGATCTAAACGCTCCCTTTATTTCAATCGCTTGATCCGTTTTATTAGCTACAAAGTAGAGATCCCAATCGGGTGCCGTGCGGTGTGTATACCGAACGGAGTCAGAAGCATTAAAATCCGTTAAAATTCCTTTTTCATTCAGCACATCCTCAACAATTTCATAATTTGGATAAAGGTCGTCTCCGTGATACAAATTTTCTCCCCACACAATTTTACCTGCACCATATTCTTCTTTTGTCCATTGCTGGGTTATTTCTTCTTTTTTCCAGATCGCATTACTTATCGATTTAACTTCCCGATCGCAAGCCGGATATCCCTGCAAGCTGGGCGATTTTTCCGGAGGGTTACCTATGACGGTTGCTCCCTGCTCAATCAACGACTTTATTTTATTTAAGAACGCTGGGGTCATTGTCTGTACATTAGGTAACACAAGCACCTGATAAGACGCTCCGCTGGGAAAAACTATTTGATGGTCTTTCACTGTAGCCTCCATAAGCTGCATAGGGCTGCAACCATCAAAATTATATCCTCTTTTATCCGGGAGTATTTCATTGCCCAATACTGCTGAACTTGGTGGCGTAAAAACCTGCGGAGCACCTTCTGGGGTAACATATAGTATATCGGCAACCGTGCGCCCCTGCTGCAACATATACGAACACCTCGCGATGTATCGATGGTAATCGCCTACTAAGGGCCACCAAGTTTGATTCCTATCCCAATGCACGCCATAAGGCCCCATTGTCATGCCCGGGCGCAAGCTGTCGGCTAAGGGTTGATGCTGAAAGGTGTGGTATACGAATTGGTTAATGCCCATGGCAAATGCCCAGTCGCCCTGATTTTTCATTACTTCCGGATACTGCTTCCAGGCTTCATCATTCTGTGCGGTAAACGCTTCTGCCGGCACGGTGGATTTTCCACCGATATGCGCAATAGATGCAGCTTCATACACGCTAAAAACGGTATTAAAACCATATCCCTCGCTCCAAAATTCCGCCATCGGCACATCGGCCACCGCTCCCAGGTCAAAATCCGAATTCGGATTCATATCATAAGGCTCAATCGATAGTTTTAGGTTATGCTGATGGCTATAGTCTTTCAGGTAGTTCGCATGAAACGCCAATACAAGTTCTTGCGCTGTCAGGCGTAAATCCCATAAAAACCGCTCGCTCGTCTCCAAACTTTCCACAATATGCCCTGCATATACGGGATAGAAAGGCAGTGGGTCATATCCTCTACGTTGGATAAATTCTTCTCTGAATTTTGGCGTCCAGTTCTGTGCCCCCATCTCCCAACTGTCGATGTGCAAACGCTTTAAACCTCCCGATTTTGATGGGTTTCCTGTCGCCGTTTTTTCAATTAGCACCCCAACATAGTTTTCCAAATGCGCACGAAACGCTGCACTATCCAGCTTATCGGCTTCAAAACCCAGGCCCGGCGTCGGCGCGGGCCTCGTCACTGCGCCATTGTTTCGACTAACAAATCGCATGATCGTCCATTTCCCCGGAGGCACTTCCCAGTTCAAGGTACCGTCTTCCAAAAGTTTGTCGGTAAGATCCACTATACCCTCCTTGGAAATAGCGGCATCCGGTAGATCGGTATAATTGACTTTTGATGGTAATCTTGGTTTTACACCCAATTTGGAAGAATAGGGTTCCCGGTAATATAAAGCTTTCTCTTCGATATCTTCAATCAATTTTTCATCGGTAGGTGTAGGAAAGGCTACAACTGCTACATCTTCATAATATGCCATCCATTTTTCACGAAGCTCGGGTGTGAATCCACCCTCTCCAAAATAAGGACTTTTCGGTGCAGGCACAGGCAACTTTATCCTACGATTATTAGCTGCTTCAGCAACTTGAATGGTGCTGCCAACTAAGTGCTGCATCGAAGCTTCAGGTGCTACCCATGGCCCCCCGCTGCCAGCCCAGCCAGGCCCAGCTCCCAAAATAACATCAATATTTAAGCGTTCAGCCTCCTTCACTGCATGCGCAAAGCCCTCTTGCCATTCTTCGCTTAGAAAATCCACTTCACCTCTTGGAACACCCACGTTCACCTCGAGAAACACCACACTCCCAATACCTGCTTTTTGCATCGATTCCAAATCTTTCGTCATCGCCTCTTTTGACATATTGCCATCCATAAAATACCAATAAACACCGGGGCGTACGGAGTCAGGAGGGTTTACAAAACCCGTCCTCATATCTTCTATAGCTATCGATGAGCTATTGCTTGTTTCTAAATTGCAAGCCATGTGTGTACATGCAATGACGATTGCTAAAAGAGCGTAAAACGTCTTATAGCTTT
This Olivibacter sp. SDN3 DNA region includes the following protein-coding sequences:
- a CDS encoding glycoside hydrolase, producing MTIRCSLIRFIILFILMCPCFLHLVYAQDFYGERRNEWLRKAEENKPVLHERLINPVNLGRLEEDKQAFQGWKINASMSIDSLYHSGFTSQSGVIVDFGAHYTGHFSFSLENFNSTPDAPLRLKFTFGEVPAELAVPFDPYPGGLSRAWLQDEIVTVTEIPTTITIPRRLAFRYVKVELISPSIAYDFKIANMQIKATTSANSEIEPLSAATSSVIRDIDRIGLITLQECMQTVYEDGPKRDQRLWIGDLYLEALANNFSFKNHGLTKRCLYLLAALSDLEGYLHGTVFEKPKPHPQEGQKLLDYALLYNVALKDYYEITEDKETAVDLWPVAKKQLELLKLFLDETGMIDYDRAAKDIWIFIDWKDGLHKAGAIQGLAIYSLKETYALAKRLNKENEVAELPALIRQMTDGARKQFFDKESNLFVSGEDQQVSYASQIWMVLGGVTTKKEGANIVKQLMQHENALTPGGPYLYHYFLQAMINCGMGLEAKEIMLNYWGKMVEKGADTFWEVYDPKDEYKSPYNFYPMNSYCHAWSCTPVYFIRKYPDIFQK
- a CDS encoding glycoside hydrolase family 78 protein, encoding MNDLHLKLLSKIGCFIVMLSIQPLALAAQKLSVTDLKINYKVNPIGLDDTNPRFAWKLQSSLKEVMQTGYEIRVGTDSKKMSDKALSWHSGKIESDQSIHIPYAGNALESAKRYYWQVRVWDNKGNVSPWSEINFWEMGLLKPDDWQAKWIRSSQHMPVESGPVPLFRKTFRVDDKVIKARLYITSYGLYEAYINGQRVGDAYFTPGWTSFHKQLQYQVYDLSDQLHQGDNALGVMLGDGWYRGNLMGGRNYYGQDPTLLAQLEVEYANGHKEVIISDDSWKSTSEGPIRMADIYNGEIYDARLELDDWTNGTFDDTQWENTVVIDSLSYDHLVISPAPPVRIHERLKPVEIITTPKGEKVIDFGQNLVGWVNFKVQGNAGDSVVITHAEVLDKEGNFYTENLRAAQQKITYITGGNGEATYHPHFSFQGFRYVKIEGAEEGVDLENIEAMVLHSAMANTGTFETSDSLLNQLQHNIQWGQKGNFLDVPTDCPQRDERLGWTGDAQAFFNTAAYNMDVAGFFVKWLKDLKADQFADGSVPHVIPYYWDGEQGGSAGWADAATIIPWDFYQAYGDPGILEDQYESMTKWVQFMTANSTDNLWNKGWHFGDWLFYIPNDDRDGKAAITDKYLIAQAFYANSVQLMINAAKVLDKQEDVLKYEGLLAKIKDAFVHEFVTPSGRLVSSSQTAYVLALHFDMLPEDVRAQAAERLVENIENYDNHLTTGFLGTPYLCHVLSRFGYEDVAYTLLKQETYPSWLYPVKQGATTIWERWDGIKPDGSFQNKDMNSFNHYAYGAIGDWMYKNITGIRGMKEMPAYKIFTIAPRPGGGIKHANASLETVYGTITSAWKIEGDQFLMEVTVPPNTRAHLVFPDALPGTVKEKSGQNIEGTEHEVGSGKYQFIFNIKS
- a CDS encoding glycosyl hydrolase — protein: MACNLETSNSSSIAIEDMRTGFVNPPDSVRPGVYWYFMDGNMSKEAMTKDLESMQKAGIGSVVFLEVNVGVPRGEVDFLSEEWQEGFAHAVKEAERLNIDVILGAGPGWAGSGGPWVAPEASMQHLVGSTIQVAEAANNRRIKLPVPAPKSPYFGEGGFTPELREKWMAYYEDVAVVAFPTPTDEKLIEDIEEKALYYREPYSSKLGVKPRLPSKVNYTDLPDAAISKEGIVDLTDKLLEDGTLNWEVPPGKWTIMRFVSRNNGAVTRPAPTPGLGFEADKLDSAAFRAHLENYVGVLIEKTATGNPSKSGGLKRLHIDSWEMGAQNWTPKFREEFIQRRGYDPLPFYPVYAGHIVESLETSERFLWDLRLTAQELVLAFHANYLKDYSHQHNLKLSIEPYDMNPNSDFDLGAVADVPMAEFWSEGYGFNTVFSVYEAASIAHIGGKSTVPAEAFTAQNDEAWKQYPEVMKNQGDWAFAMGINQFVYHTFQHQPLADSLRPGMTMGPYGVHWDRNQTWWPLVGDYHRYIARCSYMLQQGRTVADILYVTPEGAPQVFTPPSSAVLGNEILPDKRGYNFDGCSPMQLMEATVKDHQIVFPSGASYQVLVLPNVQTMTPAFLNKIKSLIEQGATVIGNPPEKSPSLQGYPACDREVKSISNAIWKKEEITQQWTKEEYGAGKIVWGENLYHGDDLYPNYEIVEDVLNEKGILTDFNASDSVRYTHRTAPDWDLYFVANKTDQAIEIKGAFRSTGENPELWDPVSGEMRQLPEFDIHDGKIVLPLAFEPYQSFFVVFPKANTKADQVIKSSRNFNQLRERMQLNGAWKVAFDAKGTGPQETVLLNELQDWTNHPNDSVKYYSGIARYEKIFDFPEVPKGSRILIDLGDVKNMARIHLNGKELSTVWTAPWRVDITEALKEEDNQLIIEVANLWINRLIGDQQYTDDGVKDGEWPSWLKTNKPRGSQRTTFTTFNPYKTDDTLRSSGLLGPVRILQLRRD